One part of the Methylobacterium terrae genome encodes these proteins:
- a CDS encoding TonB-dependent receptor, with amino-acid sequence MSRLSYIGIRILGAASLGLGAPGAGAEEIALDEISVAAASPVAGAGTGGGTSGPGRVPLGVLPVVTDAFSSVTVVPASELIRSQPTSLGDALFDKPGLSASTFAPGSASRPIVRGLDNNRVRIQENGTGVQDVSDLGEDHAVPINPLVNDRIEVIRGPAALRYGSQAVGGVVSAENNRIPTFIPPSGLAGRVTTGLSSVDGGRNAAATLDAGAGTVAVHADGFRSEAGSYGTPLGRQRNSAATSQGGAVGVSHVFERGFVGLSFSHYDALYGIPGVASAARRTRLDPVQDKLQARGEYRPLEGPFAAVRFWLGGANYRHDEIGLGEDGIDGVQATFKNREAEGRIEFQHVPVETPFGVLTGTLGLQSDRRKLGISGAEGGLLRPTETRTNAATLFEELALAGGLRLQAAGRVEGSRVAGVAAIFPPGLLPSGPGDEPEEFARRRRFAPKSVSLGALQDLPFGFVASLTGSSVERAPVAAELFSRGAHDAPATFEIGDPNLKLERARTLEAGLRRAEGPLRLDATAYVTRYAGFVAKRLTGFTCGATFDTCGPDGGDLRQVVYSQADATFRGAEIAGQLDLVPVGDGFLGVSAQYDFVRARFDDGTNVPRIPPHRIGGGLYLRSGAWYAAVTLLHAFAQTRTAPLETATPGYDDLKAEVAYTRPLDPAAYGASEVTLGLRGTNLLDDVIRNAASFKKDEVVLPGRNLRVFLTARF; translated from the coding sequence ATGTCACGCTTGTCCTATATCGGCATCCGGATCCTCGGTGCGGCGTCGCTCGGCCTGGGAGCGCCGGGGGCCGGAGCCGAGGAGATCGCGCTCGACGAGATCTCCGTGGCGGCCGCTTCGCCGGTGGCGGGCGCGGGGACGGGCGGAGGAACAAGCGGCCCGGGGCGCGTCCCGCTCGGGGTGCTGCCGGTCGTGACGGACGCGTTCTCGTCCGTGACGGTGGTGCCGGCGAGCGAGCTGATCCGGTCGCAGCCGACCTCCCTCGGCGACGCCCTGTTCGACAAGCCCGGCCTCTCGGCCTCGACCTTCGCGCCGGGCTCCGCCTCGCGCCCGATCGTCCGCGGCCTCGACAACAACCGGGTGCGGATCCAGGAGAACGGCACCGGCGTGCAGGACGTGTCCGATCTCGGCGAGGACCACGCCGTGCCGATCAACCCCCTGGTCAACGACCGCATCGAGGTCATCCGGGGTCCGGCGGCCTTGCGCTACGGCAGCCAGGCGGTCGGCGGCGTCGTCTCGGCCGAGAACAACCGCATCCCGACCTTCATCCCGCCGTCGGGGCTCGCCGGCCGGGTCACCACGGGCCTCTCCAGCGTCGATGGCGGCCGCAACGCCGCCGCGACGCTGGACGCGGGCGCCGGCACCGTCGCGGTCCACGCCGACGGCTTCCGCAGCGAGGCCGGCAGCTACGGCACGCCGCTCGGCCGCCAGCGCAACTCGGCGGCGACCTCGCAGGGCGGCGCCGTCGGCGTCTCGCACGTGTTCGAGCGCGGCTTCGTCGGCCTGTCGTTCAGCCACTACGACGCGCTCTACGGGATCCCGGGCGTCGCCTCGGCGGCGCGCCGCACCCGCCTCGACCCGGTGCAGGACAAGCTCCAGGCCCGCGGCGAGTACCGGCCGCTCGAGGGCCCGTTCGCGGCCGTGCGGTTCTGGCTCGGCGGCGCCAATTACCGGCACGACGAGATCGGCCTCGGCGAGGACGGGATCGACGGCGTCCAGGCCACGTTCAAGAACCGCGAGGCGGAGGGGCGGATCGAGTTCCAGCACGTGCCGGTCGAGACCCCGTTCGGGGTGCTCACCGGCACGCTCGGCCTCCAGTCGGACCGGCGCAAGCTCGGCATCTCGGGGGCGGAGGGCGGCCTGCTGCGGCCGACCGAGACCCGGACCAACGCCGCCACCCTGTTCGAGGAGCTGGCGCTCGCCGGCGGCCTGCGGCTGCAGGCGGCGGGGCGGGTCGAGGGCAGCCGGGTGGCCGGCGTCGCCGCGATCTTCCCGCCGGGCCTCCTCCCCTCCGGCCCGGGCGACGAGCCGGAGGAGTTCGCCCGCCGCCGCCGCTTCGCCCCGAAGAGCGTGAGCCTCGGGGCGCTGCAGGACCTCCCCTTCGGCTTCGTGGCGAGCCTGACCGGCTCCTCCGTCGAGCGCGCGCCGGTCGCCGCCGAGCTGTTCTCGCGCGGCGCACACGACGCCCCCGCCACCTTCGAGATCGGCGATCCGAACCTGAAGCTCGAGCGCGCCCGCACGCTCGAGGCCGGCCTGCGCCGCGCCGAGGGGCCGTTGCGCCTCGACGCCACGGCCTACGTCACCCGCTACGCGGGATTCGTCGCCAAGCGGCTCACCGGGTTCACCTGCGGGGCGACCTTCGACACCTGCGGCCCCGACGGCGGCGACCTGCGGCAGGTGGTCTACAGCCAGGCCGACGCGACCTTCCGCGGCGCCGAGATCGCCGGCCAGCTCGACCTCGTCCCGGTCGGCGACGGTTTCCTGGGGGTGAGCGCCCAGTACGACTTCGTCCGGGCGCGGTTCGACGACGGCACGAACGTGCCGCGGATCCCGCCCCACCGGATCGGCGGCGGCCTCTACCTGCGCTCGGGCGCCTGGTACGCCGCCGTGACCCTGCTGCACGCCTTCGCGCAGACCCGGACGGCGCCGCTCGAGACGGCGACGCCCGGCTACGACGACCTGAAGGCGGAGGTCGCCTATACGCGGCCCCTCGACCCGGCGGCCTACGGCGCGAGCGAGGTCACGCTGGGCCTGCGCGGCACCAACCTCCTCGACGACGTCATCCGCAACGCCGCCTCGTTCAAGAAGGACGAGGTCGTCCTCCCCGGGCGGAACCTGCGGGTGTTCCTGACGGCGCGGTTCTGA
- a CDS encoding DUF4337 domain-containing protein — translation MSGGHGAVDGSNKKIALLISVLALFLALGETLAKSAQTDALGANVESSNLWAYFQARTIRATVLKTASEEIALEQGAAPEAVKKQVEEWARTMARWESDPASGDGRKELAAKAKKAEEKRDLSLARYHHYELGSAAFQIGIVLASAQVITGIAALGFAGGALGIAGIAMLAIGLFAPHAVHLI, via the coding sequence ATGTCGGGTGGTCACGGAGCCGTCGACGGCTCCAACAAGAAGATCGCGCTGCTGATCTCGGTCCTGGCGCTGTTCCTCGCCCTCGGCGAGACCCTGGCGAAGAGCGCGCAGACCGACGCGCTCGGCGCCAACGTCGAATCCTCGAACCTCTGGGCCTATTTCCAGGCCCGCACCATCCGCGCCACGGTGCTGAAGACCGCCAGCGAGGAGATCGCCCTCGAACAGGGCGCCGCCCCGGAGGCGGTCAAGAAGCAGGTCGAGGAATGGGCCAGGACCATGGCCCGCTGGGAATCCGACCCGGCCTCCGGCGACGGCCGCAAGGAACTCGCCGCCAAGGCCAAGAAGGCCGAGGAGAAGCGCGACCTCTCCCTCGCCCGCTACCACCATTACGAGCTCGGCTCCGCCGCCTTCCAGATCGGCATCGTGCTCGCCTCGGCCCAGGTCATCACCGGCATCGCCGCCCTCGGCTTCGCCGGCGGGGCGCTCGGGATCGCCGGCATCGCCATGCTGGCGATCGGGCTGTTCGCCCCGCACGCGGTCCACCTGATCTGA
- a CDS encoding efflux RND transporter periplasmic adaptor subunit translates to MIRLVLVLLVALAAGAGWLVQRHGGDTRAAWSAARGALPGAIAQALPEHLPVAYAPPAPPAPANPAAARPVVTTVAAGVTDLALTRSAVGWVEPMASVVVRPRIDGVITEQLARDGQVVKAGDVLYRLDDREIRAQIARDEAALARDQATQVRTQNDVRRVGELLSRSSASQAQFDVATAEAKVAAANVAASQAAIEADKVRLDYTIVRAPIAGRLGRVLVTTGNLVKGNESAGTGLVTITQMRPLRATFSLPERDLDGLRAALARPGTAPVRVYPSGGEAVLATGRLSFVDSAVDQASGTVTAWALFPNEDDRLWPGQYVRIEVDLGSRPGTVTVPQAAVQPGQEGSFVWVVRPDRTTERRTVEVLASRDGRAALAQGLKAGERVVVEGQFRVRPGLPVTERPQDATEAQAAAPGASTRIE, encoded by the coding sequence ATGATCCGCCTCGTCCTCGTTCTCCTGGTCGCGCTCGCGGCCGGGGCGGGATGGCTCGTGCAACGCCACGGCGGCGACACCCGCGCGGCCTGGAGCGCGGCCCGGGGGGCGCTGCCGGGCGCCATCGCGCAAGCCCTGCCCGAGCACCTGCCGGTCGCCTACGCGCCGCCGGCTCCCCCGGCCCCGGCGAATCCCGCCGCCGCCCGCCCCGTCGTCACCACGGTGGCGGCGGGCGTCACCGACCTCGCGCTCACCCGCTCGGCGGTGGGCTGGGTCGAGCCGATGGCGAGCGTCGTGGTGCGCCCGCGCATCGACGGGGTCATCACCGAGCAGCTCGCCCGCGACGGCCAGGTGGTGAAGGCGGGCGACGTGCTCTACCGCCTCGACGACCGCGAGATCCGCGCCCAGATCGCCCGCGACGAGGCGGCGCTCGCCCGCGACCAGGCGACCCAGGTCCGGACCCAGAACGACGTCCGCCGCGTCGGCGAGTTGCTGTCCCGCTCCTCCGCCTCGCAGGCGCAGTTCGACGTCGCCACCGCCGAGGCCAAGGTCGCGGCGGCCAACGTCGCGGCGTCGCAAGCGGCGATCGAGGCCGACAAGGTCCGGCTCGACTACACCATCGTGCGGGCGCCGATCGCGGGCCGCCTCGGCCGGGTGCTCGTCACCACCGGCAACCTCGTGAAGGGCAACGAATCGGCCGGTACCGGCCTCGTCACCATCACCCAGATGCGGCCCCTGCGCGCCACCTTCTCGCTGCCAGAGCGCGACCTCGACGGCTTGCGCGCCGCGCTCGCGCGGCCCGGCACCGCGCCGGTCAGGGTCTATCCGAGCGGCGGCGAGGCGGTGCTGGCGACCGGCCGGCTCTCCTTCGTCGACTCGGCCGTCGACCAGGCGTCCGGCACCGTCACCGCCTGGGCGCTGTTCCCGAACGAGGACGACCGGCTCTGGCCCGGCCAGTACGTCCGGATCGAGGTCGATCTCGGCTCCCGGCCCGGCACCGTCACGGTGCCGCAGGCGGCGGTGCAGCCGGGGCAGGAGGGCAGCTTCGTCTGGGTGGTGCGGCCCGACCGCACGACGGAGCGCCGCACCGTCGAGGTGCTGGCCTCCCGCGACGGCCGCGCCGCCCTGGCGCAGGGCTTGAAGGCCGGCGAGCGCGTGGTGGTCGAGGGCCAGTTCCGGGTCCGCCCCGGCCTTCCCGTCACCGAGCGCCCGCAGGACGCGACCGAGGCGCAGGCCGCGGCCCCCGGCGCATCCACCCGCATCGAGTGA
- a CDS encoding efflux RND transporter permease subunit encodes MNLSAPFIRRPVATILLSIALTLSGLFAYRFLPVAALPTVDFPTISVTAQLPGASPESMAASVATPLIKEFSTIPSIATISATNYQGFTSITVEFELSRNIDQAAADVQAAITRTLRRLPIELTIPPSFRKLNPADAPVILLALSSETTPLPTLDAFAQTVISPSLSTITGVGQVLVFGSQKFAVRVQLDPNVLAARGIGVDEVQAAIQNANTSTPVGVVEGRGQNLTIQTNTQLMNADGFRDVIVAVRNGRPVRLGEVARVIDSVENNRIASWKDGTRGLVLAVQRQPDANTVDVVDRVRAMLPKFQEQLGGSGTIDVVNDRSLSIREAVHDVQFTLVLTIVLVVAVIYLFLGRLAATLIPSVAVPISIIATFGAMYLLGYSIDNISLLGLTLAVGLVVDDAIVMLENIVRHVEEGMKPFEAALKGAGEIGFTILSITISLVAVFIPVLLMGGVVGRIFNEFAIVVTIAIVASAVISLTLTPMLAARLPADAAGHGVKKNLFERGFARMQGWYERGVDLCLRWPFAVLMVFFASVALTAWMFVVIPKGFFPSEDIGQLQIATEAGQDVSFDAMTALQHEAEVILARHPAVAHVVSRAGSNGFSGTLNQGSFFVELKDRDLRPPLGRTIAELRRDLAAVPGLTSFITPVQNLRLGGRQSKSQYQYVVQGLDRPGLERWSERLTEALARDRATFAGVTSDLQNAALQAKVTVDTDKAQALGITSDQIRQTLYTGFGTRQISTIYGTADSYQVITEFDPRLNWTADRLDDIRLRAAGGKLVPLSAVASITRVPGPLSINQLGLLPAVTISFDLAPGVALGQAVNRIAEIKDSLGVPGTITTTFAGTAQVFQDALANQGLLLAAAVITIYLVLGILYESFIHPLTILTGLPAAAIGALGALQLYGMDLSVIAIIGVLMLIGIVKKNAIMMIDVALVLQREQNWTPAAAIREACALRFRPIMMTTAAAVMGTLPIAIGHGASAELRQPLGVAVVGGLLVSQLLTLFITPVLYLYMDRLGTGATRLVLSLRRGRLPAARGEGEAGRHQPAE; translated from the coding sequence ATGAACCTCTCGGCCCCGTTCATCCGCCGGCCCGTCGCCACGATCCTGCTCTCGATCGCCCTGACGCTGTCGGGGCTGTTCGCCTACCGCTTCCTGCCGGTGGCGGCCCTGCCGACCGTGGACTTCCCGACCATCTCGGTCACCGCGCAGCTGCCTGGCGCCTCGCCGGAATCGATGGCGGCGTCCGTGGCGACGCCGCTGATCAAGGAATTCTCGACGATCCCGTCGATCGCCACGATCTCGGCGACGAACTACCAGGGCTTCACCTCGATCACCGTCGAGTTCGAGCTCTCGCGCAACATCGACCAGGCCGCCGCCGACGTGCAGGCGGCGATCACCCGCACCCTGCGCCGCCTGCCGATCGAGCTGACGATCCCGCCGAGCTTCCGCAAGCTCAACCCCGCCGACGCGCCGGTGATCCTGCTCGCCCTGTCGAGCGAGACGACGCCGCTGCCGACGCTCGACGCCTTCGCCCAGACGGTGATCTCGCCCTCGCTCTCGACCATCACCGGCGTCGGCCAGGTGCTGGTCTTCGGCAGCCAGAAATTCGCCGTCCGGGTCCAGCTCGACCCCAACGTGCTCGCCGCCCGCGGCATCGGCGTCGACGAGGTCCAGGCGGCGATCCAGAACGCCAACACCTCGACCCCGGTCGGCGTGGTCGAGGGGAGGGGGCAGAACCTCACCATCCAGACCAACACGCAGTTGATGAATGCCGACGGGTTCCGCGACGTGATCGTGGCGGTCCGCAACGGAAGGCCGGTGCGCCTCGGCGAGGTCGCCCGGGTCATCGATTCGGTCGAGAACAACCGCATCGCCTCGTGGAAGGACGGCACCCGCGGGCTGGTGCTCGCCGTCCAGCGCCAGCCCGACGCCAACACGGTCGACGTGGTCGATCGCGTCCGCGCCATGCTGCCGAAGTTCCAGGAGCAGCTGGGGGGGAGCGGCACCATCGACGTCGTCAACGACCGCTCGCTCTCGATCCGCGAGGCGGTGCACGACGTGCAGTTCACGCTGGTGCTCACCATCGTGCTCGTCGTCGCGGTGATCTACCTCTTCCTCGGGCGGCTCGCCGCGACGCTGATCCCGTCGGTGGCGGTGCCGATCTCGATCATCGCCACCTTCGGGGCGATGTACCTGCTCGGCTACTCGATCGACAACATCTCGCTCCTCGGCCTCACCCTCGCGGTCGGCCTCGTCGTCGACGACGCGATCGTGATGCTGGAGAACATCGTCCGGCACGTCGAGGAGGGGATGAAGCCGTTCGAGGCGGCGCTGAAGGGCGCGGGCGAGATCGGCTTCACCATCCTGTCGATCACCATCTCGCTCGTCGCGGTGTTCATCCCGGTGCTGCTGATGGGGGGCGTCGTCGGGCGCATCTTCAACGAGTTCGCCATCGTGGTGACGATCGCCATCGTCGCCTCGGCGGTGATCTCGCTGACGCTCACCCCGATGCTCGCCGCCCGCCTGCCGGCCGACGCGGCCGGCCACGGCGTCAAGAAGAACCTGTTCGAGCGCGGCTTCGCCCGGATGCAAGGGTGGTACGAGCGTGGCGTCGACCTCTGCCTGCGCTGGCCCTTCGCGGTGCTGATGGTGTTCTTCGCGAGCGTCGCGCTCACCGCCTGGATGTTCGTCGTCATCCCGAAGGGGTTCTTCCCCTCGGAGGATATCGGCCAGCTCCAGATCGCCACGGAAGCCGGCCAGGACGTCTCCTTCGACGCGATGACCGCGCTCCAGCACGAGGCCGAGGTGATCCTCGCCCGCCACCCGGCGGTGGCCCACGTGGTCAGCCGGGCAGGCTCGAACGGCTTCTCCGGCACCCTCAACCAGGGCTCGTTCTTCGTCGAACTGAAGGACAGGGACCTGCGCCCGCCGCTGGGCAGAACCATCGCGGAGCTGCGCCGCGACCTCGCGGCGGTGCCGGGCCTGACCTCGTTCATCACGCCGGTGCAGAACCTGCGCCTCGGCGGGCGCCAGTCGAAGAGCCAGTACCAGTACGTCGTGCAGGGCCTCGACCGGCCCGGGCTCGAGCGCTGGTCGGAGCGGCTGACCGAGGCCCTGGCCCGTGACCGCGCCACCTTCGCGGGCGTCACCAGCGACCTGCAGAACGCCGCGCTCCAGGCCAAGGTCACGGTCGATACCGACAAGGCGCAGGCGCTCGGCATCACCTCCGACCAGATCCGCCAGACCCTCTATACCGGCTTCGGCACCCGCCAGATCTCGACGATCTACGGCACCGCCGACAGCTACCAGGTCATCACCGAGTTCGACCCGCGCCTGAACTGGACCGCCGACCGCCTCGACGACATCCGGCTGCGGGCGGCGGGCGGCAAGCTGGTCCCGCTCTCGGCGGTGGCGAGCATCACCCGGGTGCCGGGCCCGCTCTCGATCAACCAGCTCGGCCTCCTGCCGGCGGTGACGATCTCGTTCGATCTCGCCCCCGGCGTCGCGCTCGGCCAGGCGGTCAACCGCATCGCCGAGATCAAGGACTCGCTCGGGGTGCCGGGTACCATCACGACGACCTTCGCCGGCACCGCCCAGGTGTTCCAGGACGCGCTGGCGAACCAGGGCCTGCTCTTGGCCGCGGCCGTCATCACCATCTACCTCGTGCTCGGCATCCTCTACGAGAGCTTCATCCACCCGCTGACCATCCTCACCGGCCTGCCGGCGGCGGCGATCGGGGCGCTCGGCGCGCTCCAGCTCTACGGGATGGACCTCTCGGTCATCGCGATCATCGGCGTCCTGATGCTGATCGGCATCGTGAAGAAGAACGCCATCATGATGATCGACGTCGCCCTGGTGCTGCAGCGCGAGCAGAACTGGACGCCGGCGGCCGCGATCCGCGAGGCCTGTGCGCTCCGCTTCCGCCCGATCATGATGACGACGGCGGCGGCCGTGATGGGGACGCTCCCGATCGCCATCGGCCATGGGGCGAGCGCCGAACTGCGCCAGCCCCTCGGCGTCGCGGTGGTGGGCGGGCTCCTGGTGTCGCAGCTCCTCACCCTGTTCATCACGCCCGTGCTCTACCTCTACATGGACCGCCTCGGCACGGGGGCGACGCGGCTCGTCCTGTCGCTGCGGCGCGGACGCCTGCCGGCGGCACGGGGCGAGGGGGAGGCGGGCCGGCACCAGCCGGCGGAGTGA
- a CDS encoding TetR/AcrR family transcriptional regulator, which yields MSDAARHADRPKVDRPPVVRPQPERPLDPKRRRRILEAGMGLFAAMPYAAVHMDAVAAAAGVAKPTLYRYFPTKEALFIAGLAWTLAELRDAIGRIPEREASARLRRAVGLVLERIGALSPALTAIEGRGAEFGERSRRVLREGFDGLRDALAGLLRDGVAAGELAVPDIDLAVLMILGGIRMAVHGTGRRAPASAAVADFFLHGLSAAAQPDGAPR from the coding sequence ATGAGCGACGCCGCACGCCACGCCGATCGTCCCAAGGTCGATCGCCCCCCGGTCGTGCGGCCGCAGCCCGAGCGTCCGCTCGACCCGAAGCGCCGCCGCCGCATCCTCGAGGCCGGGATGGGGCTGTTCGCCGCCATGCCCTACGCCGCCGTCCACATGGACGCGGTCGCGGCCGCGGCCGGGGTCGCGAAGCCGACGCTCTACCGCTACTTCCCCACCAAGGAAGCGCTGTTCATCGCCGGCCTCGCCTGGACGCTGGCCGAGCTGCGCGACGCGATCGGGCGGATCCCGGAGCGCGAGGCGTCCGCGCGCCTGCGCCGGGCGGTCGGGCTGGTGCTCGAGCGCATCGGCGCCCTGTCGCCGGCGCTCACCGCGATCGAGGGGCGCGGCGCCGAGTTCGGCGAGCGCAGCCGGCGGGTCCTGCGCGAGGGGTTCGACGGCCTGCGCGACGCGCTCGCCGGCCTCCTGCGCGACGGCGTCGCCGCGGGCGAGCTCGCCGTGCCCGACATCGACCTCGCGGTGCTGATGATCCTCGGCGGCATCCGCATGGCGGTGCACGGCACCGGCCGGCGCGCGCCCGCATCCGCCGCCGTCGCCGATTTCTTCCTCCACGGCCTCAGCGCCGCCGCACAGCCTGACGGAGCCCCACGATGA
- a CDS encoding Na/Pi cotransporter family protein — translation MDATLTLLDLCGAVALLLWGIHMVQTGVQRALGPNLRRLLGVALGNRVKALAAGLGVTALLQSSTATGLMVASFAGAGLVAVVPALAVMLGANVGTTLIVQALSFDVARAAPVLVLVGVILFRRGSEPRTRDLGRAAIGLGLMLMALSRLVEVITPYEDVPALRVLLGAVATDRLIALTIGAVLTWAAHSSVAIVLLVMSFTQGGVLPLEAGMALVLGANLGSALNPVLEGSRDGEAAGRRVALGNLLTRSLGCAVALPCLGLIGPHLVTWQPDLSRAVADFHTAFNLVLAVVFLPLLTPVAALLRRLVPERIDAHDPGRPIHLDEAALETPPVALGAAGREALRMADVLAEMMAGAGEALTGGDRAKVAQIRRMDDTLDRLNAAIKAYLVRLDPEAASEDDERRIAALLAFTTNLEHAGDILSRNVMTHAAKRLKRGLTFSAEGEAEVGALLARLQANLGAAGAAFLTEDPRAARRLADEKAVFRDLEARATEGHFRRLREAGSAAGPVPAEAAALYPDLVRDLKRVNDHLVAGAAYPILESRGALRSSRLEAP, via the coding sequence ATGGACGCCACGCTGACCCTGCTCGACCTCTGCGGCGCGGTCGCGCTGCTGCTCTGGGGCATCCACATGGTGCAGACCGGGGTGCAGCGCGCGCTCGGCCCCAACCTGCGCCGCCTGCTCGGGGTGGCGCTCGGCAACCGGGTGAAGGCGCTGGCGGCGGGCCTCGGCGTCACGGCGCTGCTCCAGAGCAGCACCGCGACCGGCCTGATGGTGGCCTCCTTTGCGGGGGCCGGGCTAGTGGCGGTGGTGCCGGCGCTCGCCGTGATGCTCGGCGCGAATGTCGGCACCACGCTCATCGTGCAGGCCCTGTCCTTCGACGTCGCCCGGGCGGCCCCGGTCCTGGTGCTGGTCGGCGTGATCCTGTTCCGCCGCGGCTCCGAGCCGCGCACCCGCGACCTCGGCCGGGCGGCGATCGGCCTCGGGCTGATGCTGATGGCGCTCTCGCGCCTCGTCGAGGTGATCACGCCCTACGAGGACGTGCCGGCCCTGCGGGTGCTGCTCGGGGCCGTCGCGACCGACCGGCTGATCGCCCTGACGATCGGCGCGGTGCTCACCTGGGCGGCGCATTCGAGCGTCGCGATCGTGCTCCTGGTGATGTCGTTCACGCAAGGAGGCGTGCTGCCGCTCGAGGCCGGGATGGCGCTGGTGCTGGGAGCCAATCTCGGCTCGGCCCTCAACCCGGTGCTGGAGGGATCTCGCGACGGCGAGGCGGCGGGGCGCCGGGTGGCGCTCGGCAACCTCCTCACCCGGAGTCTCGGCTGCGCGGTCGCCCTGCCCTGCCTCGGGCTGATCGGCCCGCACCTCGTGACCTGGCAGCCCGACCTGTCGCGGGCGGTGGCCGATTTCCACACTGCCTTCAACCTCGTCCTCGCCGTAGTCTTCCTGCCGCTCCTCACCCCCGTCGCGGCCCTGCTGCGCCGGCTGGTGCCGGAGCGGATCGACGCGCACGACCCGGGCAGGCCGATCCACCTCGACGAGGCGGCGCTGGAGACGCCGCCGGTGGCGCTCGGCGCGGCCGGCCGCGAGGCCCTGCGGATGGCCGACGTGCTGGCCGAGATGATGGCGGGCGCCGGCGAGGCGCTCACCGGCGGCGACCGGGCCAAGGTGGCGCAGATCCGCCGGATGGACGACACGCTCGACCGGCTCAACGCCGCGATCAAGGCCTACCTCGTGCGCCTCGACCCCGAGGCCGCGAGCGAGGACGACGAGCGCCGGATCGCCGCCCTCCTCGCCTTCACCACCAACCTGGAGCATGCCGGCGACATCCTCTCGCGCAACGTGATGACCCACGCGGCCAAGCGCCTGAAGCGCGGGCTGACCTTCTCGGCCGAGGGCGAGGCGGAGGTGGGGGCGCTGCTGGCGCGGCTCCAGGCCAATCTCGGCGCGGCGGGCGCCGCCTTCCTGACCGAGGACCCCCGCGCCGCGCGCCGCCTCGCCGACGAGAAGGCGGTGTTCCGCGATCTCGAGGCGCGGGCGACCGAGGGCCATTTCCGCCGCCTGCGCGAGGCCGGATCCGCCGCCGGCCCCGTCCCGGCCGAGGCCGCCGCGCTCTATCCCGACCTCGTGCGCGACCTGAAGCGGGTCAACGACCACCTCGTCGCCGGCGCCGCCTACCCGATCCTGGAGAGCCGGGGCGCCCTGCGGTCGAGCCGCCTCGAGGCGCCGTGA
- a CDS encoding GntR family transcriptional regulator: MKQRDQAYDAFVRHLLDGHLAPGSFVTQRELVALTGLPLGAVREMIPRLEADGLLSTLPQRGLQVAAVDLRLVQEAFQLREIVEAAAVAHFARTAPAALVAAHRAAHDRVSAQAEGGITGALIAEAQAIDWGFHDAIVAHLGNGLVSEIHRVNLVRIRVILRSRIALSPEVLPPAFAEHAAILAAVEHRDPEAATAALRRHLETSRRRALGLGAEPGTGEPPSPLDSHGRGAPPSLDSHGRGAPSSLDSDRRGAPSRRTP, from the coding sequence ATGAAGCAGCGCGACCAGGCCTACGACGCCTTCGTCCGGCACCTGCTCGACGGGCACCTGGCGCCGGGCTCCTTCGTGACGCAGCGCGAGCTGGTGGCGCTCACCGGCCTGCCGCTCGGCGCGGTGCGCGAGATGATCCCGCGGCTCGAGGCCGACGGGCTGCTCTCGACCCTGCCGCAGCGCGGGTTGCAGGTCGCCGCGGTCGACCTGCGGCTGGTGCAGGAGGCGTTCCAGCTCCGGGAGATCGTCGAGGCCGCGGCGGTGGCGCATTTCGCCCGCACGGCGCCGGCCGCCCTGGTGGCCGCCCACCGGGCCGCGCACGACCGCGTCAGCGCGCAGGCCGAGGGCGGCATCACCGGGGCGCTGATCGCCGAGGCGCAGGCGATCGACTGGGGGTTTCACGACGCGATCGTCGCCCATCTGGGCAACGGCCTCGTCTCCGAGATCCACCGGGTCAACCTCGTCCGCATCCGAGTCATCCTGCGGAGCCGCATCGCGCTCTCGCCCGAGGTGCTGCCCCCCGCCTTCGCCGAGCACGCGGCGATCCTGGCCGCGGTGGAGCACCGCGACCCCGAGGCCGCGACGGCGGCCCTGCGCCGCCATCTCGAGACCTCGCGCCGCCGGGCGCTGGGGCTCGGCGCCGAGCCGGGCACGGGCGAACCGCCCTCGCCTCTCGATTCCCACGGGCGCGGAGCGCCCCCGTCCCTCGATTCCCACGGGCGCGGAGCGCCCTCCTCCCTCGATTCGGACCGGCGCGGAGCGCCCTCTCGGAGAACCCCATGA